A single region of the Triticum dicoccoides isolate Atlit2015 ecotype Zavitan chromosome 2B, WEW_v2.0, whole genome shotgun sequence genome encodes:
- the LOC119363483 gene encoding uncharacterized protein LOC119363483, which yields MAKARKQTAFSAAERFLGFHHRPGSATVAPSPYDDLPDLAESDVWYSPSSDAPTTTADQDGIQRTDRAPRGEPPRRVGGLSRAFADGRQVASSAPVEVPAWPSRFADLELEPEPDEQQQDDADGWVPPHVYLARRQARASVVEGVGRTLKGRDASRVRDAVWSRTGFPG from the coding sequence ATGGCCAAGGCGCGCAAGCAGACGGCCTTCTCTGCCGCCGAGCGCTTCCTCGGCTTCCACCACCGCCCCGGCTCCGCCACCGTCGCCCCGTCCCCCTACGACGACCTGCCGGACCTGGCCGAATCGGACGTCTGGTATTCTCCATCGTCGGACGCGCCAACCACCACCGCGGATCAGGACGGGATTCAGCGCACGGACAGGGCGCCCAGGGGCGAGCCGCCGCGGCGCGTGGGCGGGCTCAGCCGGGCGTTCGCGGACGGGCGGCAGGTGGCGTCGTCGGCGCCCGTCGAGGTGCCCGCGTGGCCGAGCCGGTTCGCCGACCTGGAGCTGGAGCCCGAGCCCGACGAGCAGCAGCAAGACGACGCCGACGGCTGGGTGCCGCCGCACGTGTACCTGGCGCGGCGTCAGGCCAGGGCGTCGGTGGTCGAGGGCGTCGGACGCACGCTCAAGGGCCGGGACGCGTCGCGGGTGCGTGACGCCGTCTGGAGCCGAACCGGATTCCCCGGATGA